The genomic stretch AAAGCCTTCCTACCCTCGAAATAGCAGGGATTGAAAGAATAAAAAGCCTAGAAGAAAATCTTCAATTTATTAAAGAAAATTATAGGGATATGTCTAAAAATGAGCTTATTAAAGAAGCTCTTAGCGAAATGATACTTCTTGCTGAGGCAATGATAGAAAGAAATTTAAAGGATTTTTCCTTTACATCTGCTCGTAAGCGAGGCTCCATTGGGCTTACTCCCTTAGATTTCAGAGAAGTTTTATTCAATGCTGAAGTAAAGCCTTCTGAAGAGCATAACATCATCGTCGATCTTTTAGCAGGCTTTCTTATGGATTTAGGAAAAAATCGAAAGATTCCGGTAGAGGGCAAAAAATCCTCTACCAATGCGAAAAATCTATTAAAATGGATCGATGCTGCTCAAGTGAGTCGATCTCCTATCCTTAACCTCTATTTGTATCAACAAGCGATGCAAAAATTAGTGGCTTTAATTGAAAATGAGAAGAGAGACTTTGCTTTTTCAGGCAAGCTTCGCAATATTATTTTTAAATGGGAGGATCGTAAAGCAGATTCTCTTAAAAAAATGGCAAAAGATTTGGACACTTCTATCCAAATCGCTTCTCTCTTGAATGAAATTAATCTAGGACTCAGACGGGCTTTTGGGGATACTGTGGCTGCTTGGGGTGAAAAGGGGACGGATGAAGGAATCATTAATTATGTTAGATTAAGGTATGAGCAGATCATCAACTCTTTAAAAAATATTGCCACTAATATTGATGAACGTATTAGGTATGAACTGTGGATCAGCAAAAAGTTTCCTGTCTATTTTCTAGAAGAAAGAGAAAGTAAATGTCTTAAAGAAAAAGATGAATATTTGCAAGCGGATAAAAATGCTTTAGCGGCTTTTAGCTTCAATGAAAATTTAGGCAGCGTGGGAAAATATATTACCTCCGCAAGAATGACTCAGGCTGGTAAAGCTACCGAATGGCTCTATGTACTAGAATCTAAGACATTAAAACTTATTGCAGGTCGTCAAGATCTTTTGATTTACGGTAGCTTGAAAACCTTAGCGGAAGTAAAAAACTTTTTTGCCGATTTTATTAAAAAACTTACGCAACAGCTAGGATATGAGCCGCATGAGATAGAAGCCCTTCTCGAATATTTCGCTATCGATGGAAATGATTCAGGAATCATGCAAGGCGCTATTATAAAAGGATGTGAACAATTTTCTAAGATGTGCCAAGAGGTCGTCTATCCTCGAGAAGAATTTGCTAGCTTGTTAGCTGTCCTAAAATTTGTGCATCAGGCTAGTGCTTACGCTTATGGGCCCTCTACTTTAAATTATCTGCACGAAAGGTTAATGGGTCAAAAGCTGCTAAGTTCTTTTAGAAGCTCCTCGCCTACCAAGCCTACAAAAAAATATGAAATTCGTTTTGAGGAGGAAAAAATCATTTTGCGTGCTAAAGGAATCTATAATGTAAAATTGTTAGACGCTAAAAAAGCTATTCTTTCGGATAACCAGGTTATGATCAAAGAGTATCTCGAATTTAAAGTAACGCGTGATCAGCTATTAATTGCAGAGAGTTGGAATGAAGCAAGCTTTATAGAGATCGTACATAAAGAACACCTTTCTAAAGAAGTGCAACACCATTTAGATGTTTTGCAAATTAATCTTTTTAAAAATAAAATACCTTTTAAAGTGGAGAAAACCTATGGGTCTTTAAAAACAAAAAAAGGGTAAAAAATCATAAATTTTTACGATAAGTCTTTTAAAGTTAAAGGGTTAATTGCTAAACAAAATTTTTTCCCTTTATGATTGCCTATCTAAAAAGCAGCCTTTTTAAGGTTCTTTAAGGAGTGAAAAAATGGGATTTAAGGAATAAAGTTTTTAAAAGATTAAATATATCAACTGGCAATCCACGCGAGCTGGAGCCATTTTTTGATCGATTTACTATTAGATGAACTTTAGCTGGGTGTCGGTAAAACCTGTCCTAACCCAGCTGCTTTAAATTTTTAGAGGAAAGTAGCTAATCTTAAAAGTTGTAAGTCTTTAAAAACTTGTTAAGATTTTAAGGCAATGAAATGGGCACTATGAAAACCTTTCTATATAGGTTAAAGCTGTTTGATGATCCATCATTTACAAAATTTTATTTGTAAAAGAGCTTAACTACGCTTTTTTGTTAGGTAATTCCTTGGATCCAAGGTTTATTCATAGCGAGCTTTTATTCTAAGCATGAATGTTGCGCTCAACCATGCTAATTTGCCGCCTTAGAGTTTCATCAGCGGTGAGCTTTTTTTCAATGTTTTTGCAAGCATGGAGAAGAGTAGAGTGAGTTTTATTAAAAGCAGCCCCTAACATTTGCAGAGATTCATTAATCATTTTACAGGCCAGATACATGGCTACTTGACGAGGGAGCGCGACTTCTTTGGTACGCATAGAACCTTTAAGGTCGCTCACCCGTACTTGAAAGATAGCGGCTACACTTTTTAAAATCTGATCGACAGTAATTTTGTGACGAGGCGCATGCTGAAGCATTTCGCGTAAAGTTTTTTCCACAAATTCTTCTGTAATATGAAGATTCAACAGTCGGCTATGAGCGCTTAAACGATTAAGGGCTCCCTCTAGTTGCCGGACATTATTATAAATATGTTCAGCAATAAAGAAGGCAACTGCATTAGGAATTTCTAAACCTTTTTGCTGGGCTTTATGTTGGAGAATGGCTACCCGCGTTTCAAGTTCCGGTACGCCAATATGGGCGACTAACCCCCATTCCATACGAGCGATCATACGCTCAGAGAGTTTTAGTTGGGAAGGAGGCTTATCACTAGTAATGACAATCTGTTTATTTTGATTAATGAGGGTTTCAAAAGTATTACAAAATTCTTCCTCGAAATTCAGACGGTTTTGTAGAAACTGGATATCATCCACTAATAAAACATCGACATCCGAGCGATAAAACCTTTTCATACGATCGACAGATTTGTTGCGTAAGTTATCGACGAGGTCGTTAATAAAGGCTTCCGTAGTAATGCATTGAACCCGTAATTTCTTATTATTTTGGCGAATGTAGTGCCCAATACTATGAAGAATATGCGTTTTACCTAGGCCCACACCTCCATGAATGAAGAGAGGATTGTAAGATTGGCCTGGGCGAGCAGCAATCCCTATGGCAGCAGATTTAACAAACTGGTTAGCAGGCCCTTCAATAAATGTTTCAAAGCGGTAGTTAGGGTTTAGCTTCACTTCATAAGTTTGCTCTTCTACTGGCGGGGCATAGCTTGCGGGCACGCTAGGAAGGTTAGAAGAGGTTCTCTTAGCTGGCGTTGCCAATTTAAATTGAATAGAAGGCTCGCCGTTGGCATTCACAGGCAAAAAAGCACAAAGTTCGCTATGGAAATTGGAAAAAAGGTATTCTTTTACAAAAATGTTAGGGATCTCAAGAATTATTTTGTCATTGGCATTTTCTATTACGCGAATAGGAGAGAGCCAATTGCCAAAAGCTGTGGCGGAACATTTTGTTTTTACACATTCTAGAAATTGAGTCCAAATATCTTCTGTCTCAAGAACTAACATAGTTTGGATCCTTAATCAAAAATTACAGTTCAAAGGGGCAAGCGTTGGGAATAAATAAAAATCCCTTAACGGGAGCCAAGCAGCTATTTTAAAGCTCTTATTCTACAAAAGGACAATAATATAAGTCCTGTAAAAACTGCATTTAAGTTATAAACAACGTTTCCACAGGATGTTCTGGAGGTATTTCGTTGGAAAAAGCTACCATGTGGCTGCATTGCCTGCAAGAAAATTATCATCTGCTTTTGGGGTATTTAGCATTAAATCGCTGAAAATCAGATACCGCGGCAATAAAAAATATTTCCTTCCCAAGTTGCAAAAAATTTGTTTTTATAACCTTCTCTTAATTAGCAATTTGTGAAAAAAAGCTGAAAGGATCTATGTTCTTAAGCGATGGTTTCTAGCAGCTTGCAACAATAAATCTTTTGCGGATAGGGTATTGAGCTGGTTTTATTAGGGGTAACCTAGACATTCGATAGAAATAAAGGATAAATAATATCATTAAAATAGTAAATGGTTTGTAATTATTTTTTTAAATAATTTGAAATACTTTCATATTCTAATAATTAAACTTTAATAAATTTTATTTTAAAATATAAATTTTTAAAGTGTGGATTTTTGCTATCACATTTAAGAAGGATTGTTTATCTAGCGGCATTACTTGTGTAACATTCAAAAAAAGTCTAAATCCATGAGCCTTTTGAGGAAAAGAGATAAGCTGACTCCTGCTCGTTTATAATCCGTAGAGCCCTACATTTCGAGAATAGATCTTTCTCGTTTCTTAAACAAGAGGTTAACATGCTTATTTTGTTTATGATTTCAAGAAATTAAATTATATGGTTGTCTGGCAGTAAAGAAAAAAAGAAGGAGCTAAAATGTTAAAAAGGTTTAATTGTAGCTTGACACCTCTAAAAATATCCTTCATTGTCTGATGACAATTTGTCAAACACTGTTTAGTAGGTTTTGTTAAAAGTTATGACTAAAGAAAATTTTTTGCCCTATACCAAACCATCCATCAATCAGATTGATATTCATGAAGTAACTAAAGCTTTAAATAGCGATCATCTAACACGCGGCCCTCTGGTGGAAGCTTTTGAAAGTGCCGTGGCTCATTATTGCCAGGTCAAATACGCCGTTGCTTTCAATAGCGGAACCTCCGCTTTAATGGGTGCTTATTTTGCAGCAAACTTGCGTCAGCAAGACTCTCTACTCACCACACCTAATTCGTTCGTAGCCACCGCCGGAGCAGCAGTACAACGAGGAACTACCCCTGTCTTTTTAGATATTGATTGCTCTAGCGGAAATTTAGATTTACAGCAGCTAGAATATAATCTTGCCCGTCCTTCTTCACGCGGTCGCATTTGTGTTGCGCCTGTCCATTTTGCTGGCATACCTGTGGATATGCAAAAAATAGATCAAGCTATTCAAAATCCTGAGACTGTAGTGATTGAAGATGCCGCCCATGCTTTAGGATCTACTTATTTTACGGGAGAAAAAGTAGGCTCTTGCCGATGGAGCGATATGACTATCTTTAGTTTTCATGCGGCCAAAACAATTACGACAGGGGAAGGAGGGATGGTTACGACAAATAGCGAAGATTTTTATCGTCGTCTTAAGTTATTTAGGAATAATGGAATTGAACGCGAGGCGCCTTATTTACAAGGAGAGGCAGCACCCTGGTATTACGAAGTGCAACATCTTAGCGGTAACTATAACTTTACAGAATTGCAGGCTGCCCTAGGATTGAGCCAAATGGCACGCTTGGATAGCTTTGTGGAAAAGCGGCGACAATTGATGAAAGCTTACCGTGCCTTACTAAAAGAAATTCCTTATCTTCATTTATTTGCAGAAAATTTCGATGCCTACAGCGCTTATCATTTATGCGTGGTTCAAATTAATTTTAATGCTTATAAAACTACCCGCACACAGGTGATGAATAGATTGCGTGAAAGAATGATTGGAACGCAAGTTCATTATATTCCTATCTATAAGCATCCTTACTTTATAAATCTTTGCGGAGATATTTCGGACTATTTTCCTAAAATGGAGGCTTATTATTCTCAAGCTCTTTCTTTGCCTTTTTACTATGATCTTCAAGTAGAAGAAGTTGAAAGAGTGGTCAATACGCTTAAAAAAGTCTTACAAGGCGAGTAGTAAATAGCATTTTTAATTAGCTATGTGCTAAGATAAGTGCTTTTGCCACAT from Neochlamydia sp. AcF84 encodes the following:
- the dnaA gene encoding chromosomal replication initiator protein DnaA, which encodes MLVLETEDIWTQFLECVKTKCSATAFGNWLSPIRVIENANDKIILEIPNIFVKEYLFSNFHSELCAFLPVNANGEPSIQFKLATPAKRTSSNLPSVPASYAPPVEEQTYEVKLNPNYRFETFIEGPANQFVKSAAIGIAARPGQSYNPLFIHGGVGLGKTHILHSIGHYIRQNNKKLRVQCITTEAFINDLVDNLRNKSVDRMKRFYRSDVDVLLVDDIQFLQNRLNFEEEFCNTFETLINQNKQIVITSDKPPSQLKLSERMIARMEWGLVAHIGVPELETRVAILQHKAQQKGLEIPNAVAFFIAEHIYNNVRQLEGALNRLSAHSRLLNLHITEEFVEKTLREMLQHAPRHKITVDQILKSVAAIFQVRVSDLKGSMRTKEVALPRQVAMYLACKMINESLQMLGAAFNKTHSTLLHACKNIEKKLTADETLRRQISMVERNIHA
- the pseC gene encoding UDP-4-amino-4,6-dideoxy-N-acetyl-beta-L-altrosamine transaminase; translation: MTKENFLPYTKPSINQIDIHEVTKALNSDHLTRGPLVEAFESAVAHYCQVKYAVAFNSGTSALMGAYFAANLRQQDSLLTTPNSFVATAGAAVQRGTTPVFLDIDCSSGNLDLQQLEYNLARPSSRGRICVAPVHFAGIPVDMQKIDQAIQNPETVVIEDAAHALGSTYFTGEKVGSCRWSDMTIFSFHAAKTITTGEGGMVTTNSEDFYRRLKLFRNNGIEREAPYLQGEAAPWYYEVQHLSGNYNFTELQAALGLSQMARLDSFVEKRRQLMKAYRALLKEIPYLHLFAENFDAYSAYHLCVVQINFNAYKTTRTQVMNRLRERMIGTQVHYIPIYKHPYFINLCGDISDYFPKMEAYYSQALSLPFYYDLQVEEVERVVNTLKKVLQGE